A genome region from Chlorobaculum tepidum TLS includes the following:
- a CDS encoding biogenesis of lysosome-related organelles complex 1 subunit 2 yields MMSILVQVQKNLGRIRQKEAVVVRLSSDVEGRKPKSAEQIGREINTNIRFIDSTLSASKNLVATLEKQNHESQYRIAALDRMTGQLKGELDKKELELGAMKREIAKLNRQIARLTNTVDVMDEAISDQEDQMVKAYYVVGTVDQLVSKGILVPPGPFSRFFGMRPVLANDFDLRPFRQVDITETKDIYFDKPVSRLHVITPHTKGSYELVGGKTSSLLLIRNEAEFWKKSRCLVIVVE; encoded by the coding sequence ATGATGTCAATCCTCGTTCAGGTTCAGAAGAATCTTGGACGGATTCGCCAGAAAGAGGCCGTGGTCGTTCGGCTTTCATCGGATGTGGAGGGGCGCAAGCCAAAGAGCGCCGAGCAGATCGGGCGCGAGATTAACACCAATATCCGCTTCATCGACTCCACGCTTTCGGCAAGCAAGAACCTTGTCGCGACGCTTGAAAAGCAGAATCACGAGTCCCAGTACCGCATCGCGGCGCTTGATCGCATGACCGGTCAGCTCAAGGGCGAGCTGGACAAGAAGGAGCTGGAACTTGGCGCCATGAAAAGGGAGATTGCGAAGCTAAACCGGCAGATTGCCCGGCTTACCAATACGGTCGATGTCATGGATGAGGCTATCAGCGACCAGGAAGACCAGATGGTCAAGGCCTATTACGTTGTTGGTACCGTCGATCAGCTTGTCTCCAAAGGGATTCTGGTGCCTCCAGGGCCGTTTTCCCGCTTTTTCGGTATGCGGCCTGTTTTGGCCAATGATTTTGATCTGCGGCCATTCAGGCAGGTGGATATTACCGAAACAAAAGATATTTATTTTGACAAGCCAGTTAGTCGACTGCATGTTATTACCCCGCATACAAAAGGTTCCTATGAACTCGTTGGCGGCAAAACATCCTCGCTTCTGTTGATCAGGAACGAGGCAGAGTTTTGGAAAAAATCCCGATGCCTGGTCATTGTCGTGGAATAA